A region from the Candidatus Latescibacterota bacterium genome encodes:
- a CDS encoding ParA family protein: protein MHQAETAAFLNHKGGVGKTTSVVNAGAGLTILGKRVLLVDLDPQGHLTDFLGITPDEYTGTISNVLRGDIHPRDTIVTRDLSARLCINGEESRLALSVIPADSNLAESEMSLAYRAEKEHLLKRAMGRISNDFDYILFDCSPSLGLISINALAAARKVFIPVQTEYLALSSLEGLLKKIEFIMDEVNQDLVIGGFIATRFDKRKVLGRTVIEALKERFGALFLDTIIRENIALAESPGVGKDIFSYRPRSYGAQDYLNLSLEIIGRAAADKNLFSVERGVITSNTDSVAAV, encoded by the coding sequence ATGCATCAGGCAGAGACAGCAGCATTCCTCAATCATAAGGGTGGCGTTGGAAAAACCACTTCAGTCGTAAACGCGGGCGCGGGGCTGACAATCCTCGGGAAACGTGTACTTCTCGTAGACCTTGATCCACAGGGACACCTGACCGACTTTCTCGGAATCACACCCGATGAATACACCGGAACTATCTCAAATGTATTACGCGGCGACATCCATCCCCGTGACACGATCGTCACCAGGGACCTCAGCGCGCGTCTTTGTATAAATGGTGAGGAATCACGACTGGCACTTTCCGTCATCCCAGCCGACAGCAATCTGGCCGAATCAGAGATGTCACTGGCATACAGGGCCGAAAAAGAACATCTTTTGAAGAGGGCTATGGGCAGGATCAGCAACGATTTCGATTACATCCTTTTTGACTGCTCTCCCAGCCTTGGCCTTATCTCGATCAACGCGCTTGCGGCCGCCCGGAAAGTCTTCATTCCCGTCCAGACAGAATACCTCGCGCTCAGCAGCCTCGAGGGCCTTCTGAAAAAAATCGAGTTCATAATGGACGAGGTCAACCAGGATCTGGTGATCGGCGGATTTATCGCGACACGATTCGACAAGAGGAAAGTCCTTGGCAGGACGGTAATCGAAGCGCTGAAAGAACGATTCGGAGCGCTCTTCCTCGACACAATAATCCGTGAGAATATAGCGCTCGCGGAATCTCCCGGAGTCGGAAAAGACATATTCAGTTATCGCCCCAGAAGCTACGGCGCACAGGATTACCTGAATCTTTCGCTTGAGATCATAGGCCGCGCTGCTGCTGACAAAAACTTGTTCTCGGTGGAGAGAGGTGTGATCACCAGCAACACAGATAGTGTAGCCGCAGTCTGA